The following is a genomic window from Amycolatopsis australiensis.
GTGTTCACCGGCGCCAGCATCGCCGCGCCCACCGGCGCGCACCTCAACCCGGCGGTGACGCTGGGCCTGGCCATTTCCGGCAAGACCCACTGGTCCGACGTCCCGTTCTACTTCATCGGCGAGATGGTCGGCGCGATCCTCGGCGCCGTGCTCTGCTGGGCCGCCTACAAGCTGCAGTTCGACGACCACCCGGAACCGGAGAGCACGCTCGGCATCTTCTCCACCGCGCCGCAGATCCCGAACGTCGCCTGGAACCTCGTCACCGAGATCATCGGCACCTTCGTGCTGGTCGTGTGGATCCTGCTCAGCCCGGTCGCGGCGGCCGCGTCGCCGGACGGCGTGCCGACCTTCGGCAACTCCGCGCTCGGCTACGCGGGCGTGTCCTTCGTCGTCCTCGTGATCGGCACGTCACTCGGCGGGCCGACGGGTTACGCCATCAACCCGGCCCGCGACCTCGGCCCGCGCATCGCCTACGCGTTCCTGCTGCCGATCAAGAACAAGGGCAACGCCAACTGGGGCTACTCGTGGATCCCGGTCGTCGGCCCGCTCGTCGGCGGCGCCCTCGCCGCGCTGGTCTACCTCGGCGTCCACAACCTGTCCTGATCGCCCCTCCTCCCGAATTCCTGGAGCACACATGACTTCGTACGTAGCCGCGATCGACCAGGGCACCACCTCGACCCGGTGCATGATCTTCAACCACGAGGGCCGCGTGGTCTCGGTCGACCAGCGCGAGCACGAGCAGATCTTCCCGAAGGCCGGCTGGGTCGAGCACAACGCCGAGGAGATCTGGGAGAACACGCGCCGCGTCGCCGCGGGCGCGCTGGCCAAGGCCGACCTGACCGCCCGCGACATCGCCGCCGTGGGCATCACCAACCAGCGCGAGACCGCGCTCGTCTGGGACAAGACGACCGGCAAGCCGGTGTACAACGCGATCGTCTGGCAGGACACCCGCACCGACCGGATCGTGACGGAGCTCGGCAACCTCGGCGGCGGCCAGGAGCGTTACCGCGCCAAGGTCGGCCTGCCCCTCGCGACGTACTTTTCCGGGCCGAAGATCAAGTGGATCCTCGACAACGTCGAAGGCGCGCGCGAGAAGGCCGAAGCCGGTGACCTGATCTTCGGCAACATGGAC
Proteins encoded in this region:
- a CDS encoding MIP/aquaporin family protein; protein product: MSAGAIIVWEILGTAALILLGNGVVANHVLRKNNGHQAGFLFINFGWAFAVFTGASIAAPTGAHLNPAVTLGLAISGKTHWSDVPFYFIGEMVGAILGAVLCWAAYKLQFDDHPEPESTLGIFSTAPQIPNVAWNLVTEIIGTFVLVVWILLSPVAAAASPDGVPTFGNSALGYAGVSFVVLVIGTSLGGPTGYAINPARDLGPRIAYAFLLPIKNKGNANWGYSWIPVVGPLVGGALAALVYLGVHNLS